Below is a window of Roseivirga misakiensis DNA.
AATGCATCAATGTCGGATACCTTGTCTAGTACCTCCATTGCAGCTTTTCTAACAGATGTTAGTTTTCCTAAATCAATGGTGATACAAGAAGCATCAATCTTACTGCTCAGTTCGTTTTTGTAAGTTCTTATGACATCTTCTGATTTTTTAGGGTTACGATTTAACATCACAACTTTCGCACCTTTGGAGAGCAATATTTTTGCTGCCTCAAACCCAGTGCCGCTTGTTGTGCCGGTGATGAGGTAGGTTTTGCCTTTAAGGTTGCCTATTCGTTCAGGTGTCCACCCTTGTTTTCCAAACTGATTACTCTTTCTCATTGCTGCTTCGTTTCAATTTATATGAAACAAAGGTCAAGAGAAATCAAATGGGCAACTTTGTTTAAAAGTCTATTTTACTTTGTTTAAAAGTTGGGAGGTGAGGTTAAATGAATTTCGCTTCTAACCGTTCGCGGTTAAGGCTAAATGTTTTACTAAGCGTGGGAGGGTGGTTTACCACTTAGTTTTGCTTATTGATTTTGTCAATTTTATCAATCAAATCAAGCCCCCTCTGTTTGAACTTATCTAATTCAGGTAAGTAAACTTTATAGGCGAAAAATTCAGCAGTAGCTACTCTTTTTTTATAGTCTCTACTTTTTAGAGCGTACTCAATAAAGTCGTCCGTTATTTTTAATTGTATATAATCTAACCACCAATCAGTGTTGTTTTTCCAAAAGGTGAAGTTTTCTTTATAGTCTTTGGAACGCAGTTCGTCATCAACTTTTATTTCCCACAACTGCTCCTTGTAAAAAGTGATTAATTCTAGAACAAGCTTTTCCTTTTCTGGAACCATGTCGGCTTTAAAGTCCTCCAATAATGAAACTCCCCTTTGGTTCAAGGCGAGTTCTGGGTAACCAAATATCAGTAAACCTATAGTCGGATTCTTTTTATAGTCTTCTACGGTGTATTCAGATTTTAAAACCTTTTCAAATACAGGTTTTATATTTTCATAGTGATTAAGAACATTGTCAATTTTAGTTAGGTCCGTTTTTAGGTCTTCCTTTACTCTGACTAGTAATTGGTTGAGTTCATCCTTATTCTTTCTGCCCTCATTCCAGTTATTAATTGAAACCGCTATTAAGATCCCTATTACGACCAATAGAATTTCTAGAATTGCATAGGAAATATAACTGGACCTTTTATTTCCTTCAGGACTCCTTTTATTTAAAATATTCAATCTCATTGTCTTAGTGAATAATTCATATCAGTTCGAGAAATCTGTTCGCTTTTCAAATTATACTTAAAGTCCTATCATGTTAAATGAATCAGTGCCTTAAATTGTTTAAGTGCCGAAAGTTCCAGTTTGAGTTTGCCCATCTAATAGCTCAGGTGTCTTAGTCATTTTAGTGGATTCTGTATGTAGTTAATCTATTTTCTTCAGTTCCAGCGTTTTCCCAATACTTTCAGTATAGATCATGGTGATATTACCATTTTCGGAATTGAAGGAGAGCTTATAATAGTCTTGCGAATCCTTGAAAGTATATCTGTTTTCACTAATCCGGTAAATTTGATTACCTTTTTTTGCACCTAAAGGGGTCAAGATTAGGATGCCTTTCTTGGCATTAATCAAAAGGGTTAAATTCTGATCAGTATTTACATACTTACCGATTAATTCTGACTGAAGTTTTTTTGGAATTTCAAGTGATCGATAAGATTTCATCACAGGCCAGTCATACTCAAGGGCCACACTGGTTATAAACTCTTGCATCAACCGTTCACCGCCATCTGAATTCAATAGTATTACGGCACCTTGGCCTTTTTCGATTAGACCATATAATAAAGCGGTATATCCCAAGTTTTGTCCTGCGTGCCAAAAAGCTTCTGGTTTATCTATTCCTTTAAGATTTACCCCAAGCCCCTTATTATTTATCTGAATGGAAAGAAGTTCTTGAGTCGATTCTTGCTTTAATATTGGATTGGCTTTGCTATTGAATGCACCCTGAATCCCAACAATCAATTTGGCCAAATCTTCCGCTGTGGTCCATGGTCCAGCAGCGGCTCTTTCGGGATAAATATTATACTTTTTATTTTTCAGTGACTTACCGTTGGAGCGATGACCTGAAGCAATTGACAATTCAAAGTTTTTATCTGGTCGATAATCGTAAGTTGAACGTATCATTTGTAGAGGTTCAAAAACATGCTTCTGTACGTAATCCGCAAAAGAAAGCCCACTAAGCTCTTCAATTAACAATTGAATAATAAGATAGCCTCCACCTGAATATCTCTCAGTCTTACCAGGTGATGTTTTAACCTCTAAAGATTTCTTTGTGTTAGCTATAGGGTCGTTGTTGAGGATTTGGAGTAGTGTTGGGATTTCATCTTCGGGATTGTAACCTAAAAAACCATAGTCGTCAGTTAGTCCAGCGGAATGAGATAGGAGGTGTCTAAGCGTTACTTTTTGACTTTCATTTGTGTTAATCTTCCAACGTTGGAGTTTATTATTAACATGTTCATCTAAGTCAATTTTACCATCTTCAACTAATTTTAAAGCAGCGAGTGCCGTAATTACCTTACCGATTGAGGCGCATTGAAACAATGTTTCTGTTGTTACCGGATTGGAGTTCCCACCATCCGTAACCCCATAGGCTTTTGACCATTCAATTTGCCCGTTGTTTACAATGGCAACACTCGCACCTTGTATTTTATTCTCGCGTAACCTTTGAATGATGTTTGACTGAGTTATTTCTTTTTCAACAGGGCTTGTTATTGCATAGGTCAAGCCGTTTTCCACTCTTTCAATTCTTTCCTCAATTTTTTGAGTATAGACGATATTGACTAGCAACAGGAAAACTAAGGTGATTTGTGCTTTCATTAGATCCAATTATAGATAACGTTCCGTGTATAGGGAGTATCCCAGGGTATCTTCCATATAGCGGGTTACCACATGTTTTATTTGTTTGTAATTTGTTTCAACACATAAGCCAACTGACTATCCCTTTTTCCAATTAAATCGGAGACTGTTAATATGATTTCATCATCCGGTAAAATACCACGTCCTTTGTTAGCAGTTTCATCTTTTACGAATCGATTTATTTTTACAAAAGAAATGAGAATTTTTAATTCAGAATTCGGCAAAGTATAAATTACCGGATAACCTCCTGTTTGAGTATAGTAACCCCCACCTGTTTCTTCTCCAACTAATGTAATCCCTTGATTTTTGCAGAATAGCGCAAAACTAGAACCTGCCGAAAAAGTATTACCTCCAGTTAGAACATATACTTTTCCTTTGAACTTTTTTTTGTTTGGAATCATCAAAGGTTCATTTTCATCAATTGTCGATTTCCATCCGTTTTCCGTCTTCTCAGAGTTTTGGTAAAATTTTTCAAAAAAACTCTCAAATGTATAGCCATTGACCAAATTTCGACTGTATTGTTCCTCTGGTAAGTTATCAGTAATGACGTATGACGAAACCTGTTGTTTAAAAGGTTTATTGGCTATATAAGAGAATGCCCTGATAGTGTTTAAAGGATAACCTCCCTCATTTTGCCTAATGTCAATGATGAGATTCTTGGTTTTTTTGCGTTTGATTACCTTATAATTAGCTTCAAGAGCTACTTGAAACATTTCTACATCCAAGTTGAAAGAATTTAGGGTCAACACAGCAGTACTTATGGAGTCTATCACAGAAAGATGAGGACCCTGTTCACTTAACGTCTTTCTTGCTAAAAATGAGTGTCGTTTTGTAAATCGTTTACCGATGCTTTCGAATGTTTGACTTTCTACTTTCTTAGTGGTGACCTTATTAGTTTGAGTCTTGTATTTGACTTCATAGATCGGTTTAGCCCCAAATTCATAGAAGTGTAAAATGCCAAATTCGCTTTCTATTTGACGGTCTTTTCTGGATTCGTTGAATCCATCTGAAGGAGCGTATTTCAAAAAAATATTTCTAAGGTCTATTCCGTTCACTCCATCTATAGAAAGGATTTCAGAGCCAATAGGAATACCAAAGTCATCTGTGTCAGTGTAAAATTTCTTGTCAATAATTTTTAGTAATAGTGGGAAGAAATTAGGTAATGAATTGAGTTGAGGTCTCATTACAATTAAGTGACCGTCTCTTACATAATCTGTTAATTTGATAAGGGATTTGTATAAGTCATTGCTGTTGTATATCGTCTTTATTTCTTCATTCTCAAAGGTTGTGAATAGGTTGTCCCATTCAGATTTAGAGGTGTATTCATATAAATTAGGGTGGCCTTTCGTAAGAACATTTTTCAGAACAGTATAATCTTCAAGTATTTGCTCTTTAGTCAGTTCTTTTTGACCAAAAACGGTTACTGGCAAAAGAAGAATTAACAAGACGTTCAATCTCTGCTTCATTTAATGTATGGTAACCGTTTGTTCGTCGCCTTGTAATAACCCAGCGGGTGCTATGCACTCTACACCTTGTTGGCAACTTACTTTACTCTATTCGAATTTCTCCATTTGTTCTCAAATATATAAGAACTTCATGTTCTAATGTGTTCTGAACAGTATGAATGGCGTCGCCAGCAGATTTGAAATAACTCCCGGCATCTAGCAATTTTGATTCTTCTGTTTCCCGCATGTTATATTTTAACTGGCCGCTCACAACTATGGCGTGAAAAATATCTCCATCGCTTTTTATTTCACCACTAAACCCTTTGGGAAGTTTAATGAAGAGCCCTTTCAATTTATCTCTTCCTTCCCAAAGAAAGCTGATTTGAACTTTGGTGTCTGGATCAATCCAATTCGTTTTTTCATAGTTTAACCAAACCACATTTGAAGCATGAATATTTACGGGACGTTCTCCGCTGTCAAAAGCTTCTTCAATCGGTTTCACCAAATAAGGGCCATTGTCAATTTCTACATAGGCAATAACTTCTTCGCCTTTCGTAGAAGTGATATGCGCTTCGCCAACGGGTTGTGTCCAAAAGGAACCGATTGGCATCCACATATTTTCTGCTTTGGGATCATCATTATGCACAAATCCTTTTATCACAACTGCTCGATACGTTACGTTGTGAATGTGCGGAGGAGAA
It encodes the following:
- a CDS encoding DUF6090 family protein — protein: MRLNILNKRSPEGNKRSSYISYAILEILLVVIGILIAVSINNWNEGRKNKDELNQLLVRVKEDLKTDLTKIDNVLNHYENIKPVFEKVLKSEYTVEDYKKNPTIGLLIFGYPELALNQRGVSLLEDFKADMVPEKEKLVLELITFYKEQLWEIKVDDELRSKDYKENFTFWKNNTDWWLDYIQLKITDDFIEYALKSRDYKKRVATAEFFAYKVYLPELDKFKQRGLDLIDKIDKINKQN
- a CDS encoding serine hydrolase domain-containing protein; translation: MKAQITLVFLLLVNIVYTQKIEERIERVENGLTYAITSPVEKEITQSNIIQRLRENKIQGASVAIVNNGQIEWSKAYGVTDGGNSNPVTTETLFQCASIGKVITALAALKLVEDGKIDLDEHVNNKLQRWKINTNESQKVTLRHLLSHSAGLTDDYGFLGYNPEDEIPTLLQILNNDPIANTKKSLEVKTSPGKTERYSGGGYLIIQLLIEELSGLSFADYVQKHVFEPLQMIRSTYDYRPDKNFELSIASGHRSNGKSLKNKKYNIYPERAAAGPWTTAEDLAKLIVGIQGAFNSKANPILKQESTQELLSIQINNKGLGVNLKGIDKPEAFWHAGQNLGYTALLYGLIEKGQGAVILLNSDGGERLMQEFITSVALEYDWPVMKSYRSLEIPKKLQSELIGKYVNTDQNLTLLINAKKGILILTPLGAKKGNQIYRISENRYTFKDSQDYYKLSFNSENGNITMIYTESIGKTLELKKID
- a CDS encoding S41 family peptidase, with product MKQRLNVLLILLLPVTVFGQKELTKEQILEDYTVLKNVLTKGHPNLYEYTSKSEWDNLFTTFENEEIKTIYNSNDLYKSLIKLTDYVRDGHLIVMRPQLNSLPNFFPLLLKIIDKKFYTDTDDFGIPIGSEILSIDGVNGIDLRNIFLKYAPSDGFNESRKDRQIESEFGILHFYEFGAKPIYEVKYKTQTNKVTTKKVESQTFESIGKRFTKRHSFLARKTLSEQGPHLSVIDSISTAVLTLNSFNLDVEMFQVALEANYKVIKRKKTKNLIIDIRQNEGGYPLNTIRAFSYIANKPFKQQVSSYVITDNLPEEQYSRNLVNGYTFESFFEKFYQNSEKTENGWKSTIDENEPLMIPNKKKFKGKVYVLTGGNTFSAGSSFALFCKNQGITLVGEETGGGYYTQTGGYPVIYTLPNSELKILISFVKINRFVKDETANKGRGILPDDEIILTVSDLIGKRDSQLAYVLKQITNK
- a CDS encoding DUF4437 domain-containing protein; translation: MKVKTFRVIILIRNLSYLLFIFGLISSCANTSEKEQKNTSKKIENPTNKVLLSSEFEWEQLNPARGDQSPQAGTIWGDRNGTVPTGFLAKFVDGFSSPPHIHNVTYRAVVIKGFVHNDDPKAENMWMPIGSFWTQPVGEAHITSTKGEEVIAYVEIDNGPYLVKPIEEAFDSGERPVNIHASNVVWLNYEKTNWIDPDTKVQISFLWEGRDKLKGLFIKLPKGFSGEIKSDGDIFHAIVVSGQLKYNMRETEESKLLDAGSYFKSAGDAIHTVQNTLEHEVLIYLRTNGEIRIE